A DNA window from Macadamia integrifolia cultivar HAES 741 chromosome 4, SCU_Mint_v3, whole genome shotgun sequence contains the following coding sequences:
- the LOC122075303 gene encoding uncharacterized protein LOC122075303 has translation MSTKPCRTTTSDSSSSSTSVHVTALDGLVNVNSLFTIAVFVGISLTTPGQHSLENKGVCDAGPDVAKRLFSFEVVSFSFFLFSSLVAQGLKLTIILLNSKDVDEAFRVHINLKVLRLGMMASAAGSVMGCVFLVLSMVNAIEIRLGLLSCGSEYAVGAVAALVTLVFSGILVYVSTAIYSFKY, from the coding sequence ATGAGCACAAAACCATGCAGAACCACAACTTCCGACTCCTCTTCATCCTCAACAAGCGTTCATGTCACAGCACTAGATGGCCTTGTTAACGTGAACTCACTCTTCACCATAGCAGTCTTCGTGGGCATATCTCTAACCACACCAGGCCAACACAGCCTGGAGAATAAAGGAGTCTGTGATGCAGGTCCTGATGTGGCCAAACGCTTATTTTCCTTTGAAGTTGTCTCCTTcagtttcttccttttctcaagCTTGGTGGCTCAAGGGTTAAAGCTAACCATCATTCTACTAAACAGTAAAGATGTGGATGAGGCCTTTAGGGTTCATATCAATCTGAAGGTGTTGAGACTTGGGATGATGGCTTCTGCTGCTGGGTCTGTGATGGGTTGTGTGTTCTTGGTGTTGTCTATGGTGAATGCAATAGAGATCAGGTTGGGATTGTTGTCTTGTGGTAGTGAATATGCTGTTGGTGCAGTAGCTGCTTTGGTTACGCTGGTATTTTCTGGTATTTTGGTGTATGTTTCTACCGCTATCTACTCTTTCAAATACTAA
- the LOC122075649 gene encoding uncharacterized protein LOC122075649 produces MAWHSNGFMVMAMMFFFASATIIPAMLASRGIAPAPSESDDDIDRPIAGFDNSTKLLEDDSKEPEENADFSPSPAPAWAPQPEAVQLPPEPQPGFYSHLKSCVEVIPVECGQPIVDSIYKDTRLDGYCCQKLVEMGKDCHLALVKVVELVDKSHEKVISQRGLQVWNQCDSLVVKNVSPSPSP; encoded by the coding sequence ATGGCCTGGCACTCCAATGGTTTCATGGTGATGGCAATGATGTTCTTCTTTGCCTCTGCAACTATTATTCCGGCAATGCTCGCATCCCGGGGCATAGCACCGGCGCCTTCCGAATCCGATGATGATATTGACCGCCCAATTGCAGGATTTGATAACTCTACAAAATTACTGGAAGATGATTCCAAAGAACCGGAGGAAAATGCCGATTTTTCACCTTCACCGGCACCGGCATGGGCACCGCAGCCGGAGGCAGTTCAGTTGCCACCGGAACCTCAACCAGGTTTTTATAGTCATCTGAAGTCTTGTGTGGAAGTCATACCTGTGGAATGTGGGCAACCGATCGTTGATTCCATTTATAAGGATACCAGACTTGATGGATATTGCTGCCAAAAGCTTGTAGAAATGGGGAAAGACTGCCATCTGGCATTAGTGAAGGTGGTCGAGTTGGTCGATAAGAGCCATGAAAAGGTAATTTCTCAAAGGGGATTACAGGTCTGGAACCAATGTGATTCATTAGTCGTTAAGAATGTGTCACCTTCCCCTTCTCCTTAG
- the LOC122076026 gene encoding ethylene-responsive transcription factor ERF014, protein MVKTEEKILPDPSKPMSMPSSSSSSCRKRKYKGVRMRSWGSWVSEIRAPNQKTRIWLGSYSTPEAAARAYDAALLCLKGSSANLNFPLTQSPYNFPETVMSPKSIQRVAAAAANSTYDNTTTPSSPPPPPPPAPPSSSSLSSSSSSSSLSSPSPSSSTISDHNIIENASLQCWAELEPARSIDPWFDFADLQLPKYSDQMLNSNASFVPTTFEEFYDEGDIRLWSFC, encoded by the coding sequence ATGGTGAAGACTGAGGAGAAGATCCTACCAGACCCATCAAAACCCATGTCCatgccatcatcatcatcatcatcatgtagGAAAAGGAAGTACAAAGGTGTAAGAATGAGGAGCTGGGGTTCATGGGTTTCTGAGATAAGAGCACCAAATCAGAAAACAAGGATATGGTTAGGCTCTTATTCTACTCCAGAGGCAGCTGCTAGAGCCTATGATGCTGCACTGTTATGTCTCAAGGGTTCATCAGCCAATCTCAACTTTCCACTCACTCAATCCCCTTATAACTTCCCTGAAACAGTCATGTCTCCTAAATCAATACAAAGAGTAGCAGCTGCAGCTGCTAACTCTACCTATGACAATACAACCACCCCatcatctcctcctcctcctcctcctcctgccCCTCCATCCTCCTCTTCCTTatcatcctcatcatcttcatcctcaTTATCATCTCCTTCACCTTCATCCTCTACGATTTCTGATCACAACATCATTGAGAATGCCTCATTACAATGTTGGGCTGAATTAGAACCTGCACGTTCAATCGATCCATGGTTTGATTTTGCAGACTTGCAGTTGCCCAAGTATTCAGATCAAATGCTCAATTCAAATGCTTCATTTGTTCCAACAACATTTGAAGAATTCTATGATGAAGGTGACATTCGACTGTGGAGCTTCTGCTGA